Part of the Arvicanthis niloticus isolate mArvNil1 chromosome 3, mArvNil1.pat.X, whole genome shotgun sequence genome is shown below.
TAGTCAGGGAGTGGAGCCCAGCAGAGCATCCCCCAGTGATGGCTTGGAGGTGGGGCTCAGCCTTACTCCCCTTACTTGCCCCAAACCCTGGGTTCCATTTCtgacagaaggaaaggaaagcttTAGAAAGACCAGTAGCCATCGCTGGCCATctgtttctagaactttctcagcTCCCCAGACTTCACCATAGTCCAAAAGATGTGACCCACAAAGCTATGATACATAGtactttcttttaaaaccttGCATTAATTTACTTATTATGTGTCCACGCGTGCCATGGCCCGAGTGTGGAGGTTGAATAACAACTGGCAGGAGTTGCTGCTCTTCTTCCACCACGTAGGACCTAGGAATGGGGTCCTAGGTCACAACTGCCACCTCAGCCAAAGCCATCAGGCCAGCGCTGGGTGTGGTTCAGCATGGAGTCACCCAGCCACTGCCGCAGTCTGTCAGCCCTGGACGGTTACTTCAACCTCATTATGTCCTATCTCAGAGACTCTGATATCTTCACGCCCTATGGCTGGCTGGAGCCGTGGCTGGAGCCTCCAATCCAAACCCAGGCCAACCTCTCTGCCACGACTGACTTGGTGGCCTGGGTTGTGTCCACataagttgtcaggcttggttgCAGTGAAAAGGCAGTAAGAGGAAACATTGAGAGATTGACATTTTCATGTGTACTTTCTTAGTGACAGCTGTGCACAGcacctgtgtttctttttctttccttattttgttcCTACTGGctttttttctcctgtgtatTATATTATTCATtcgtgtatgtatatgagtgcagtgcctgcagatgccagaagGGGGCGGTGGGTtgtttggagctggagttacaggtggttgtgagtcgctgtgtgggagctgggaatagaggaacctggctcctctgcaagagcagccagtgttctaacTGCTCAGTCATCTCCAGCCCCAAGTGCCAGGTGTTCCAGGGCCCTTAAGCCAGGCAGGGTGAAACACCACAGCACCCAGGGAGGCTGAAGTATGGAGATCAccatgggtttgaggccagcctaggctacatgagacccccaTCTTCAAAAATCTAAAAGATAAGGGCTGGGGCGTTGGCTCAGTCTGTTGCCCTGGAATGGAGATCTGAGTGCAAATTCCCAGCTCTCACATAAAAAGCctgcacaagcacatacatatgcctcaaatcccagagctggggaggtagagacaggaggatgcctgggaCCCTGTTCAGCCAAACATGAGCTctagacactgtctcaaaatataaggccAAGAAGAATTGAGGAAGATACCTGTCATTGGCCTatccagttcccagcagccatgctGAAAGGCCTCTGTGGCCCTCTAGCTGGATGGCATCCAAAGATGGCTTCCCCATCAGTCTATAGGCCTGGGCTGTGTGTAGATTGGGGCACCACTTGGTAAGTTGGGGAGATGTGAGGAAAGGGCTAAGGGTGGGTCTGGATCACCAGTGACTCTGGGTGTACATGGTGGGATACGATGAATGGTTGTTCCAGGACTGAGTGAGTGCGGAGACCCCACAGTGAGTTTCATCTACAGATGAACGCGGGGCCTCATCTGTAACCTCAGACCTTCTGGTCGTCTTACCCCTTCCAGCCAGAATCCTAGAATTAGAACTCCAGAAACTTCTGTGGGATTTTGTATACAGAACAAACGAGAAGCGTATGGGAATGTGTGACATCCGGATGGGACCAGAAAGCATCTTTCCCTGGAGTTGCCTGCCCTGGTGCAGGGTCATTTCTCCTGTATTAAGGAGGAGGTGGACCCCAGGGGCCAGGTCCTTGGTCTGTGGTTCTTTGCTGTAGGTGACATCCCTTGAGTACTGTCATCTGTCATATAAGAAACACTAACAACCTCTCTCAGAtttggctggatgtggtggtacatgctggagaggaaagggttcaaCACCATCCTCAGCTACTGAGCTAGTTGAGGCCAGCACAGGCTCAGGAATGAGGCCCTTTAGGAATATTAACATTGGCACCTCATGTTCACACAGCACATGCAGGCCCAGCACAGCAGTCATGGCAGTTAGTGACCTACCttacctcccttctcttcccaggtCTCCTGGCTCGTGGATATGACCCAAGTATCCCGGGGACAGTGTCCCTGGTGCCTGTGCCTCTTGGGGCTGCTGGTGCAGCTTCTGCTGTCTTTGTGCCTCTTCTCCTATGTCCAAGTACCCCATGGCCAACCTGGCCCTCCAGATCCTGGTTGCTCCCCAGGACCAGCCTCCACTCCAGCCACCCGTGGTCCCCGGCCTCTCCTCATTTTACTGTGGACATGGCCCTTCCACCACCCAGTGGCTCTGTCCCCCTGTTCCAAGATGCTTCCAGGCACGGCTGACTGTCAGCTGACTGTCAACCGGAGTGTGTACCCCCAAGCAGATGTGGTTATCGTCCACCACCGTGAAGTCAGCTCCAATCCCAGGTCACAGCTGCCACCTCAGCCAAGGCCACCAGGCCAGCGCTGGGTGTGGTTCAGCATGGAGTCACCCAGCCACTGCCGCAGTCTGTCAGCCCTGGACGGTTACTTTAACTTCACCATGTCCTATCGCAGAGACTCTGACATCTTCACGCCCTATGGCTGGCTGGAGCCGTGGCTGGAGCCTCCAGTCCGAACCCAGGCCAACCTCTCTGCCAAGACTGACCTGGTAGCCTGGGTTGTGTCCAACTGGGATTCTAAGTCAGCCCGGGTGCTGTACTACCAGAAGCTTCGGGGTCACCTCCACGTGGATGTGTATGGTCAAGGACATATGCCACTCCCCAAAAAAGACATGATGGAGACTCTGGCCAGATACAAGTTTTATCTGGCATTTGAGAACTCCCTCCACCCGGATTACATCACAGAGAAGCTGTGGAAGAATGCTCTGGAGGCCTGGGCAGTGCCAGTTGTCCTGGGGCCCAGCAGGAAGAACTACGAACACTTCCTGCCCCCTGATGCCTTTATCCATGTGGATGACTTCAAGAGCCCAGGGGATCTGGCTCGGTACCTGCAGGAGCTAGAcaaggacagcttgggctatCAGAGCTACTTCCGCTGGAGGGAGACACTTAGGCCTCGGCTGGGGAGCATGGCCTTGGCATTCTGCAAGGTGTGCAGAAAGCTGCAATGGAACCAGAGGTACCAGACAGTACCCAGTGTGGCCTCTTGGTTCCAGTGAGGTGGCTGGCCAGAGTCCTGCAGGCAGAAGTGGCTCACCTAAAAGGCATCCTCTGGAGCCCCTGGGTGTGACACCTTTATCTGGGCCCTCTATGGGTATCTCAGCTGCCCAGAGCCTTAGTTCTGGAGTCTTCACATAGAACTTTGCTCACCAGGGATGTGGGTAGCCAGAAACCTGAGGGACATCAAGGGAACCTGCTCCTGACACACACTGCTCCAGAACCACTGACTCCCCAGGATCCCTCCCACTGGTTGGTGATGGGTCTGCCTCAATTGCTTGTGGTGTTTATGAAACAACTAACTCCTGTGGTGGTGGTATGATCTGTCACAGCTATCCAGATGGGACCTTAATCTATGAGTCTAACACAGGATGAATGTGTGTCTTTTCCCTGGGGACAATCCATAACAATTGGGAGTGGATGTGACTGGGATGCTAGGCCTTCTGGGTGGCCCTGTGTGGTGCCTGAGCCTGGTGCAGAGCTGAGGCTGTGAGAGACACCTTGTTTACGTTTCCATCTCCTGTGGGTTCCACCCCACTCTACAGGCTGGCATGTGGGAGACAGGAAGCCAAGGTCTCTgcaggcctgggggggggggggaatgctgCCTCCCCTCAcacggggacacacacacacctgggcaAGGGAGTCTCGAGTACAGCTTTAGACTCCCAGGGACCAACTCTGAGACTCTGAGGTCTGACCacactggagaaactgaggccaggaACAGCCCCTGAGGGGTTTCCACAGCACGTGAAGATTCTGGTGTTTGGCCACCATCAGCTGATTCAGCTGAAACTGAGTGAGAAACCCATCCCCTCATTCCTCCTGTCTCAAGAAGGCTGTGGGCAGCTGGATAGAGCTCCCAGGCAGGGGCCTGGCTTCAACCTCTCTTCCACAGAGAACACCCATGAGCTGGGGGCCAGCACCATGAATCCCTGCGGCGCACCTGGGAAGCCTTGCTGAGTTGGTCTGGGTGAAGGGGTGCAGTACTGGACAGGGGCAGACACCCCTGAAAGCCCCATCCTGAGTATCTGGAGACGCCAAGGTCATAGCAAATCGTTCAATGTGTTCTCACCCTTCCTGTCACAGGCCCCTCTACCCTGATCTCCAGGAAGCCAACACTGCCTAGCACCCTTTAGGCCTGCCAGGTGTTAAGGTAATACCTGCACCCCAGCCCAGCACCCCAACCTGTGGCCCACCCCGTATTCTCATGCCCAGCCAACGTTTTAAGAATACAGGTCCCGGGTCCTTGGGGACCCAGTTGAGCTGACAGGCGCTGGCTTGGGGCTGGATGAGGCTGGCACCCGCCCCAGACCTGTCCCCACGgggaggtggacagtgagaagaggaTATTTTTAGCTAGGGAAGGCGACAGACAGCCAGGGCCCTGGAAGCCGGTCTGGTGCAGGAGGCCGGGGCCCACCCAGACCTCAGACTCTTCAGCAGGGTAAAGGTTATGCTTCCATCTGTGTGTCTTTCATGTATCTGTAAAGATACACCTCGTGAGTGGCATGGATCACCACAGGTGAGGACAGTAATCGCTGTCATTCCAGTTTCATTTGTCACCCACGGCTGAGGCATATTTGTTAGggtttgtgtttgagacagtcttgggCAGGCCTAGAATTTGAAATGTGACCAAGCTTGTGCACCACTGCAACCTGCCTCAgcttttgctct
Proteins encoded:
- the LOC117705724 gene encoding 3-galactosyl-N-acetylglucosaminide 4-alpha-L-fucosyltransferase FUT3-like, whose protein sequence is MTQVSRGQCPWCLCLLGLLVQLLLSLCLFSYVQVPHGQPGPPDPGCSPGPASTPATRGPRPLLILLWTWPFHHPVALSPCSKMLPGTADCQLTVNRSVYPQADVVIVHHREVSSNPRSQLPPQPRPPGQRWVWFSMESPSHCRSLSALDGYFNFTMSYRRDSDIFTPYGWLEPWLEPPVRTQANLSAKTDLVAWVVSNWDSKSARVLYYQKLRGHLHVDVYGQGHMPLPKKDMMETLARYKFYLAFENSLHPDYITEKLWKNALEAWAVPVVLGPSRKNYEHFLPPDAFIHVDDFKSPGDLARYLQELDKDSLGYQSYFRWRETLRPRLGSMALAFCKVCRKLQWNQRYQTVPSVASWFQ